In one window of Bemisia tabaci chromosome 4, PGI_BMITA_v3 DNA:
- the LOC109040453 gene encoding cytochrome P450 4V2 has translation MQSYSTIVSSNMTAILLAVVLSVLLITYLIQRWRNRKIHKFMASVPGPVSIPLFGNAYFVLKINSDNLYDVLREQMDKYPNAGYWLGKDPWLITGDIKIFNALLSSNQNTTKTEAYHFFKSHGMGIFCLNGESWRQIRKIVNPSFRTNVLASFGDSFSYHTKTFVERLEKHSGSGCDVDLFVPVHLCTIDFICENMMGCRMDVQKKNLTHISTNLEKSTQMIFTRMFNILLQPDLLYSLLGKQKEIEGLVKDMRALAREMVELRAKHRNDIKNSGDTAEPVQIFMESLLNSVESGALTKERAVDETVEMFIAGSITTATTSAWIFKILAMRPDIQKKVFEEIQETCSLDKQEICLDEVSKLDYLDMVVKETLRHFAVPFVGRQLVEDLKVDETTTIPAGVQVMPVIFSLHHNPEYWQKPKEFYPEHFSPVNERKRVKGAFVPFLSGPRHCPGNKYALQSIKFLVANTLLHYEFSSDEKSPEDFFNADYRILFMMWPSSGFRVKIKKRLVQGLSSLAG, from the exons ATGCAGTCTTATTCAACAATTGTCTCTTCGAATATGACAGCGATACTTCTGGCTGTTGTTTTATCAGTACTTCTAATCACATATCTCATCCAGAGGTGGAGGAACAGGAAGATTCACAAATTTATGGCATCAGTACCCGGTCCAGTCTCGATCCCATTATTCGGGAATGCGTATTTCGTGTTGAAAATCAACTCCGATA ATTTATACGATGTCCTGCGAGAGCAGATGGACAAATACCCAAACGCCGGCTACTGGTTAGGAAAGGATCCATGGCTTATAACTGGAGATATAAAGATTTTCAAT GCACTCTTGAGCAGTAACCAGAATACAACAAAAACAGAAGCTTACCACTTTTTCAAATCTCACGGAATGGGTATCTTTTGCTTaaatg GTGAATCTTGGCGGCAAATACGTAAAATTGTAAACCCAAGCTTCCGCACAAACGTACTGGCATCTTTTGGTGACAGTTTCAGTTATCACACGAAAACGTTTGTCGAACGGCTTGAGAAACACTCCGGCTCGGGATGCGACGTTGATCTGTTTGTACCTGTTCACTTGTGCACAATTGATTTTATTTGTG AGAACATGATGGGTTGTCGCATGGATGttcaaaagaaaaacttgaCCCACATATCAACTAATTTGGAGAA ATCGACGCAAATGATCTTTACGAGAATGTTTAACATACTTTTGCAACCGGATTTACTGTATTCTCTCCTTGGAAAACAGAAAGAAATAGAAGGTTTGGTGAAAGATATGAGAGCTCTTGCAAGAGAG ATGGTGGAACTTCGTGCAAAGCACAGAAATGATATCAAGAACTCAGGAGACACAGCAG AACCAGTCCAGATATTCATGGAGAGTTTACTAAACAGTGTCGAATCTGGAGCTCTCACAAAAGAGAGAGCCGTCGATGAAACTGTTGAAATGTTTATTGCG GGCTCCATCACCACAGCAACAACGAGTGCTTGGATCTTCAAGATACTTGCAATGCGGCCTGACATCCAAAAAAAAGTCTTTGAGGAGATTCAGGAGACATGCAGCCTTGACAAGCAAGAAATCTGCCTTGATGAAGTATCAAAGCTCGATTATTTGGACATGGTTGTGAAAGAAACGCTAAGGCACTTTGCCGTTCCTTTTGTCGGCCGCCAACTTGTTGAGGACCTTAAAGTTGACG AGACAACCACAATTCCTGCAGGCGTCCAAGTTATGCCGGTAATCTTTTCCTTGCATCATAATCCTGAATATTGGCAAAAACCAAAGGAATTTTACCCTGAACACTTTTCCCCGGTGAACGAACGCAAACGAGTAAAGGGTGCATTTGTTCCGTTCTTAAGTGGACCGAGACACTGCCCCG GGAACAAATACGCTCTGCAGTCCATCAAATTCCTCGTTGCCAACACTCTACTCCACTACGAGTTCTCCTCCGATGAAAAATCGCCAGAGGACTTTTTCAACGCCGACTACCGCATTTTGTTCATGATGTGGCCGTCTTCTGGATTCCGCGTCAAGATTAAGAAAAGGCTTGTCCAAGGTCTCAGCAGTCTCGCTGGTTAG
- the LOC109037622 gene encoding LOW QUALITY PROTEIN: uncharacterized protein (The sequence of the model RefSeq protein was modified relative to this genomic sequence to represent the inferred CDS: inserted 1 base in 1 codon) codes for MGSDEMQVPSLKSLFCIQDVKDCALKGLPQTYWDYFARGAANEVTLANNELAFQKFRIRPRVMVDVSQLELETSVLGERVAFPVGISPSALHELAHPEGESATAVAAGEQGTIYIQSTLSSQSVEEVGXAAPKTTKWLQLFIFHDKEITKSLVARAEKAGFKAIVVTVDIPIISLRKYGSSSSGPPFPDHLRFANLTNEKCSLSQTNKNSGGERFDTKGAFNPKQTWDDIKWLKSITKLPVVLKGILTKEDAILGADAGADGILVSNHGGRQLDGSPATIEALPEIVEAVGDKVEVYLDGGVRGGADVFIALALGAKMVFIGRPAVWGLAVGGQDGVKKVLDIFKYELSNVMALSGAVSPQQITNSMVVHESYYNKFLR; via the exons atgggaAGTGATGAAATGCAAGTCCCTTCTTTGAAAAGTCTGTTCTGTATACAAGATGTTAAAGACTGTGCCTTGAAAGGACTGCCTCAGACGTACTGGGATTATTTCGCACGTGGGGCAGCGAACGAAGTGACCCTCGCGAACAACGAATTGGCTTTTCAAAA GTTTCGGATCCGACCGCGGGTGATGGTCGATGTGTCCCAGCTGGAACTGGAGACCTCCGTCCTCGGGGAGCGGGTGGCTTTTCCGGTCGGGATCTCCCCGTCGGCCTTGCACGAATTGGCGCATCCGGAAGGGGAGTCGGCCACTGCCGTAG CTGCAGGTGAGCAGGGTACGATTTACATTCAATCGACATTGAGCTCACAGTCAGTTGAGGAAGTTG CTGCAGCTCCCAAGACGACAAAATGGCTACAGTTGTTTATATTCCATGACAA ggaaatcacGAAAAGTTTAGTTGCTCGGGCTGAAAAAGCTGGATTCAAAGCTATCGTTGTTACCGTAGATATACCAATCATTAGTCTTCGTAAATACGGAAGCAGCAGCTCAGGACCTCCATTTCCCGATCACCTTCG ATTTGCTAACTTAACGAATGAAAAATGCTCTCTCTCTCAAACTAACAAAAATAGCGGTGGCGAAAGATTTGATACAAAAGGTGCATTTAATCCGAAACAAACGTGGGACGATATCAAGTGGCTGAAAAG CATAACAAAATTACCAGTAGTACTTAAGGGAATCCTGACCAAAGAAGACGCTATTCTCGGTGCAGATGCAGGAGCCGATGGGATTCTGGTTTCCAACCATGGAGGAAGACAGTTAGACGGATCTCCGGCAACG ATTGAAGCATTGCCTGAAATTGTTGAGGCTGTTGGTGATAAAGTCGAAGTTTATTTGGATGGTGGAGTTCGAGGAGGAGCAGATGTTTTCATTGCTCTCGCTCTTGGAGCAAAAATG GTTTTTATCGGGCGTCCAGCAGTATGGGGTCTTGCAGTAGGAGGACAAGACGGAGTGAAAAAAGTTCTGGACATCTTTAAGTATGAGCTGAGCAACGTGATGGCTTTATCAG GTGCTGTTTCGCCGCAACAAATAACCAATTCTATGGTGGTCCATGAGTCATACTACAACAAATTTTTGCGATAA